A section of the Perognathus longimembris pacificus isolate PPM17 chromosome 7, ASM2315922v1, whole genome shotgun sequence genome encodes:
- the Slc2a5 gene encoding solute carrier family 2, facilitated glucose transporter member 5, whose amino-acid sequence MATLISAFGSSFQYGYNVAAVNSPSVIMKQFYNNTYFGRTGQLIDKFSLTLLWSITVSMFPFGGFVGSILVGPLVNQFGRKGALLFNNVFSVVPAVFMGSSKAAQSYELIIISRLLVGVCAGVSSNVVPMYLGELAPKNLRGALGVVPQLFITIGILVAQLVGLRNALASETGWPFLLALTGIPAVLQLLVLPFFPESPRYLLIQKCDGVAARKALQRLRGWDDVEAEMKEIQQEDEAERAEGFISVWKLFRLRPLRWQLVSIIVLMGGQQLSGVNAIYYYADQIYLDAGVASGDVQYVTAGTGAVNVFMTVVTVFVVELWGRRLLLLLGFSICLVSCGVLTISLALQGQVSGMPYVSITCVIAYVIGHALGPSPIPALYITEIFLQSSRPAAFMVGGSVHWLSNFTVGLIFPFIQIGLGPYSFIIFAIICLLTTIYISLVVPETKGRTFIEINQIFAKKNKVLDVQTGKEMTDLPSATIL is encoded by the exons ATGGCCACGCTCATCTCGGCGTTCGGCTCCTCCTTCCAGTACGGGTACAACGTGGCTGCCGTGAACTCGCCCTCCGTG ATCATGAAGCAGTTTTACAACAACACCTACTTTGGGAGGACGGGGCAGCTCATCGACAAGTTCTCCTTGACCTTGCTGTGGTCCATCACCGTGTCCATGTTCCCCTTCGGCGGCTTCGTGGGCTCCATCCTGGTTGGGCCTCTGGTGAATCAGTTCGGCAG AAAAGGAGCATTACTGTTCAACAACGTATTTTCCGTGGTGCCCGCGGTCTTCATGGGCAGCAGTAAAGCCGCCCAGTCCTACGAGCTCATCATCATCTCCAGACTCCTGGTGGGAGTCTGCGCAG gtgtgtcTTCCAATGTGGTCCCTATGTACTTAGGAGAGCTAGCCCCTAAAAACCTGAGGGGGGCTCTTGGAGTGGTGCCCCAGCTCTTCATCACCATCGGCATCCTCGTGGCCCAGCTGGTCGGGCTTCGGAATGCTCTAGCAAGTGAGACAG GCTGGCCCTTCCTGCTGGCGTTGACGGGGATCCCCGCGGTGCTGCAGCTCCTCGTCCTGCCCTTCTTCCCCGAGAGCCCCCGCTATCTGCTCATCCAGAAGTGCGACGGTGTCGCCGCCAGGAAGG ccctgcagagGCTGCGCGGCTGGGACGACGTGGAGGCGGAGATGAAGGAGATCCAGCAGGAGGACGAGGCGGAGCGGGCCGAGGGCTTCATCTCCGTGTGGAAGCTCTTCCGCCTGCGCCCCCTGCGCTGGCAGCTCGTCTCCATCATCGTCCTCATGGGCGGCCAGCAGCTGTCGGGAGTGAACGCG ATCTACTACTACGCCGACCAGATCTACCTGGACGCCGGCGTGGCCAGCGGCGACGTGCAGTACGTGACGGCCGGCACGGGGGCCGTCAACGTGTTCATGACCGTCGTCACC GTCTTTGTCGTGGAGCTCTGGGGACGgcggctcctgctcctcctgggcTTCTCCATCTGCCTCGTGAGCTGCGGGGTGCTGACCATCTCGCTGGCACTGCAG GGCCAGGTCTCCGGGATGCCGTACGTCAGCATCACCTGCGTCATCGCCTACGTCATCGGACACGCCCTCGGGCCCA gTCCCATCCCTGCCCTGTACATCACTGAGATCTTCCTGCAGTCCTCTCGGCCGGCGGCCTTCATGGTGGGGGGCAGCGTCCACTGGCTCTCCAACTTCACTGTGGGGCTGATCTTCCCATTCATTCAA ATAGGGCTCGGCCCCTATAGCTTCATCATCTTCGCCATCATCTGCCTCCTCACCACCATCTACATCTCCCTGGTTGTCCCTGAGACCAAGGGCCGGACGTTCATCGAGATCAATCAGATCTTTGCCAAGAAGAACAAGGTGTTGGACGTCCAGACAGGGAAGGAGATGACGGACCTGCCATCTGCCACCATCCTGTAG
- the Gpr157 gene encoding G-protein coupled receptor 157 translates to MRPPAPPTVLLPSERAVVLLSCALSALGSALLVATHALWPDLRSRARRLLLFLSLADLLSAASYFYGALRDFAGSSWDCVLQGALSSFANASSFFWTVAIALYLYLTIVRAVRGPGADRLLWAFHGVSWGVPLAITATAVALKKIGYDASDTSVGWCWIDLEAEDRLLWMLLTGKLWEMLAYVLLPLLYLLVRKHINRAHEALSEYRPICEGPHRHLRTTSSVADKKLILIPLIFICLRVWSTVRFVLTLCGSPAVRTPVLVVLHGIGNTFQGGANCIMFALCTQAVRSRLVSLCSCHCCAQSQASPPGAPAPPEAGDPQKPRRTPEEPARA, encoded by the exons atgCGGCCCCCCGCGCCGCCCACCGTGCTGCTGCCGTCGGAGCGCGCCGTGGTGCTGCTGTCGTGCGCGCTGTCGGCGCTGGGCTCCGCGCTGCTGGTGGCCACGCACGCGCTGTGGCCGGACCTGCGCAGCCGCGCGCGGCGCCTGCTGCTCTTCCTCTCGCTGGCCGACCTGCTCTCGGCCGCCTCCTACTTCTACGGGGCGCTGCGGGACTTCGCGGGCTCCTCGTGGGACTGCGTGCTGCAGGGCGCGCTCTCCTCCTTCGCCAACGCCAGCTCCTTCTTCTGGACCGTGGCGATCGCCCtctacctctacctcaccatcgtgCGGGCCGTGCGGGGCCCCGGCGCCGACCGCCTGCTCTGGGCCTTCCACGGCGTCAG CTGGGGCGTCCCGCTGGCCATCACAGCGACCGCGGTGGCCCTGAAGAAGATCGGCTACGACGCCTCGGACACCTCGGTGGGCTGGTGCTGGATCGATCTGGAGGCCGAGGACCGCCTGCTCTGGATGCTGCTCACCGGGAAGCTGTGGGAGATGCTGGCCTACGTCCTGCTGCCTCTCCTGTACCTCCTGGTCAGGAAGCACATCAACAGGGCG CACGAAGCACTGTCCGAGTACCGCCCCATCTGCGAGGGGCCCCACCGGCACCTGCGCACCACGTCCTCCGTGGCCGATAAGAAGCTGATCCTCATCCCGCTCATCTTCATCTGCCTCCGGGTCTGGAGCACCGTGCGCTTCGTCCTCACCCTCTGCGGCTCCCCGGCCGTGCGCACGCCCGTGCTGGTCGTCCTCCAC GGCATCGGGAACACCTTCCAGGGAGGAGCCAACTGCATCATGTTCGCCCTCTGCACCCAGGCCGTCCGCTCGCGCCTCGTCTCCCTCTGCAGCTGCCACTGCTGCGCTCAGAGCCAGGCCTCCCCTCCCGGGGCCCCCGCACCCCCTGAGGCAGGAGACCCTCAGAAGCCCAGGAGGACCCCGGAGGAGCCTGCCCGCGCCTGA